A stretch of the Sulfurospirillum sp. UCH001 genome encodes the following:
- a CDS encoding DUF134 domain-containing protein, whose product MARHKSKRSISFRPLCNDFSPKEHTSSETITLLAEEVEALYLMDLLELYQEEAALKMEVSRPTFARIIKSARNKVALALLGGKALHLENSKERYVIALCSENSTSPYSGLSPKSKYIHFFTLEQHQISEHHMIENPLLLLHNAKPSLTLSELFVNQRVNVFVTSAIGQGFKSTLSTKGVFVLLKETITENEITALW is encoded by the coding sequence ATGGCACGACATAAAAGTAAACGCTCCATCTCATTTCGCCCTCTTTGTAATGATTTTTCTCCTAAAGAGCATACTTCAAGCGAAACCATAACCCTTTTAGCAGAAGAAGTGGAAGCACTCTATTTGATGGATTTATTGGAGCTCTATCAAGAAGAAGCCGCTCTCAAGATGGAAGTATCTCGCCCTACCTTTGCACGTATTATCAAATCAGCACGAAATAAAGTCGCCTTAGCACTTCTTGGAGGAAAGGCACTGCATCTTGAAAATAGCAAAGAGCGTTATGTGATTGCCTTGTGTAGTGAAAATAGCACTTCGCCGTATAGTGGACTAAGCCCAAAAAGTAAATATATTCATTTTTTTACACTTGAACAACATCAGATCAGTGAACATCATATGATCGAAAATCCTCTGCTTTTACTGCATAATGCAAAACCTTCATTGACACTCAGTGAACTTTTTGTCAACCAGCGTGTCAATGTCTTTGTTACAAGCGCTATTGGGCAGGGATTTAAAAGTACCCTCTCGACCAAAGGTGTCTTTGTGCTATTGAAAGAAACGATTACAGAAAATGAGATTACAGCACTTTGGTAG
- a CDS encoding NifB/NifX family molybdenum-iron cluster-binding protein, whose product MVIIFPTMKEEGLSAKRGAHFGKAAFYTAVSVENGAVKEVNVHKNPGHVTGGCANAVANIQALGADTLVVSGIGGEPLKKFLAVNVAVYFDDKNATVEEALKDFLAGNTPKIDPNHTCSHH is encoded by the coding sequence ATGGTCATTATTTTCCCAACGATGAAAGAGGAAGGTCTGAGCGCAAAAAGAGGTGCACACTTTGGTAAGGCGGCATTTTATACAGCTGTCAGTGTTGAAAATGGTGCGGTGAAAGAGGTCAATGTGCATAAAAACCCTGGTCATGTTACAGGAGGATGTGCCAATGCCGTAGCAAATATACAAGCTCTTGGTGCAGATACTTTGGTTGTTTCAGGCATCGGTGGTGAGCCATTGAAAAAGTTTTTAGCAGTGAATGTCGCCGTTTACTTTGATGATAAAAATGCAACTGTAGAAGAAGCCCTTAAGGACTTTTTAGCGGGAAATACCCCAAAAATAGACCCAAATCATACCTGTTCTCACCACTAA
- the ychF gene encoding redox-regulated ATPase YchF — MGLGVGIVGLPNVGKSTTFNALTKAQNAESANYPFCTIEPNKAVVPVPDPRLEELAKIVNPERIQHSTVDFVDIAGLVKGASAGEGLGNQFLSNIREVEVILHMVRCFEDENITHVENSINPLRDIEIIESELIFADVQQLDKKLDRLKRQAKLEKGAQALAEIATELRAHLDEIKPVSTFARKDDENFQALDKELRFLSNKTIIYGANVDEAGLLEENEHVKAVKAHAKEVGADVVVLCAKVEEEMIALEEEEAEEFLKELGIEESGLKKIIRLAFDKLGLASYFTAGVKEVRAWTIEKGWKAPKAAAVIHNDFEKGFIRAEVISYNDFIAYKGEAGSKEAGKMRLEGKEYVVQDGDVMHFRFNV; from the coding sequence ATGGGTTTAGGTGTCGGTATCGTTGGACTCCCAAATGTCGGAAAATCAACTACATTTAATGCATTAACCAAAGCGCAAAACGCAGAATCAGCAAACTATCCATTTTGTACAATCGAGCCAAATAAAGCGGTCGTTCCCGTACCAGATCCTCGTTTAGAAGAGCTTGCAAAGATCGTCAATCCTGAACGTATTCAACACTCAACGGTTGATTTCGTCGATATCGCAGGCTTGGTTAAAGGGGCAAGTGCGGGTGAGGGACTTGGTAACCAATTTCTTTCAAACATCCGTGAAGTAGAAGTCATCTTACACATGGTTCGTTGTTTTGAAGATGAGAACATCACCCACGTTGAAAACAGCATCAACCCGCTTCGTGATATCGAAATCATCGAAAGTGAGCTTATTTTTGCGGACGTACAACAACTCGATAAAAAACTAGACCGTTTAAAACGTCAAGCCAAACTCGAAAAGGGTGCACAAGCACTTGCTGAGATCGCAACGGAGCTAAGAGCGCACCTTGATGAGATCAAGCCTGTAAGCACCTTTGCACGCAAAGACGATGAAAACTTCCAAGCACTCGATAAAGAGCTACGTTTTCTCTCTAACAAAACCATCATTTACGGTGCGAATGTTGATGAAGCAGGACTTTTAGAAGAAAACGAGCATGTTAAAGCGGTTAAAGCACACGCAAAAGAGGTCGGTGCAGATGTTGTCGTACTCTGTGCGAAAGTCGAAGAAGAGATGATCGCTCTTGAAGAAGAAGAGGCAGAAGAGTTCTTAAAAGAGCTTGGCATTGAAGAGTCAGGTCTTAAAAAAATTATCCGTCTAGCATTTGATAAACTAGGTCTTGCATCGTATTTTACAGCAGGTGTTAAAGAGGTTCGTGCATGGACGATAGAGAAGGGTTGGAAAGCTCCAAAAGCAGCAGCGGTTATTCACAATGACTTTGAAAAAGGCTTCATTCGTGCGGAAGTCATAAGTTACAATGATTTCATCGCTTATAAAGGTGAGGCTGGCTCAAAAGAGGCTGGTAAAATGCGCCTTGAGGGAAAAGAGTACGTCGTTCAAGATGGCGATGTCATGCACTTTAGATTTAACGTATAA
- a CDS encoding ferredoxin-thioredoxin reductase catalytic domain-containing protein, with product MITKIDMNSAEFLAEFEKTEAFTDKVCAQFGFVYTPLDEVKESIQQGLTRNKLIYGKRYCPCFMVIGNTPEEQAKENNRLCPCTHALTVEIPQHGKCHCTIFCTPEHARELAQEESAEEAVHTHARGLSKEECEVLLKKEQLDGSELEALLEAREDGKVAFNLVDTREWMEWIGNRIKGTDYLIPTTSFHNALSQLNGKENTPVIVYCYSGSRSAYCQRILKHMGYKTVINLEYGIMAYDGECESGE from the coding sequence TTGATAACTAAAATAGATATGAACTCAGCAGAATTTTTAGCAGAATTTGAAAAAACAGAAGCATTTACCGATAAAGTCTGCGCACAATTTGGTTTTGTTTACACTCCCCTTGATGAAGTCAAAGAGTCGATACAACAAGGCTTAACTCGCAATAAACTCATCTATGGCAAGCGCTATTGCCCCTGTTTTATGGTGATTGGAAACACTCCTGAAGAGCAAGCCAAAGAGAATAATCGCCTCTGTCCTTGTACCCATGCACTCACGGTTGAAATTCCACAACATGGGAAATGCCACTGTACGATCTTTTGTACCCCAGAACATGCACGTGAACTCGCCCAAGAAGAGAGCGCAGAAGAAGCTGTACATACACATGCCAGAGGTTTAAGTAAAGAAGAGTGTGAGGTGTTGCTTAAAAAAGAACAATTAGATGGTAGTGAACTTGAAGCGTTGTTAGAAGCGAGAGAAGATGGCAAAGTAGCGTTCAACCTTGTCGATACACGCGAATGGATGGAGTGGATAGGAAACCGCATTAAAGGTACAGACTACCTCATCCCCACCACCAGCTTTCACAATGCGCTCTCTCAGCTAAACGGAAAAGAAAACACACCGGTCATTGTTTACTGTTACAGCGGAAGTAGAAGTGCGTATTGTCAACGTATTTTAAAACATATGGGTTATAAAACCGTAATCAATCTTGAATATGGCATTATGGCGTATGATGGAGAATGTGAAAGCGGAGAGTAA
- a CDS encoding molecular chaperone produces MQTIQPQMISRLDACKYLRDIFNAQNSKALKKAFDALGSSITISEEELEVTFNRYFVGPMEPVADPFASVYLDNPDVVMSQSTLQVRELYETMGFTYPLKNVIPEDHLGVELDAYYQLLYLEEKKEITYLSELRHYFLHEHMNLWVPRFIEKALRESEHDSKAITFILLQLKSLLIRETTTQGVTA; encoded by the coding sequence ATGCAAACGATTCAACCACAAATGATTTCAAGATTGGATGCGTGTAAATACCTTCGAGACATTTTCAATGCTCAAAACTCTAAAGCACTCAAAAAAGCTTTTGATGCACTTGGCTCTTCTATAACTATTTCAGAAGAAGAGCTAGAAGTAACATTCAATCGTTACTTTGTAGGACCGATGGAACCTGTTGCAGACCCTTTTGCTTCAGTTTATTTGGACAATCCAGATGTTGTGATGTCTCAAAGTACCTTACAGGTAAGAGAACTCTACGAAACCATGGGCTTTACATATCCCCTTAAAAATGTCATTCCCGAAGATCATCTAGGCGTTGAACTCGATGCGTATTACCAATTGCTTTATCTTGAAGAGAAAAAAGAGATCACCTACTTAAGTGAACTTCGTCACTATTTTTTACATGAACACATGAACCTTTGGGTGCCCCGTTTTATCGAGAAAGCCTTAAGGGAGAGTGAACATGACTCTAAAGCCATTACCTTTATTTTATTACAGCTCAAATCGTTATTGATAAGAGAAACAACTACACAAGGAGTTACCGCATGA
- a CDS encoding molybdopterin-dependent oxidoreductase translates to MSYSKENVESIVNNGLSRRSFLKGLAASGVLSSFPGGILQANEDLNTKIPYLGQKSYQTFRNACPRNCYDTCSIKTYVKDGVMQFIEGAQESTYTRGGCCVKGNSYVKRVYSARRLKYPMMQVGGKGSGNWKRISWDNAIDIIAKKLLEIKKEDGTLLGAALTKYSGNFGITHYGIEGMFNSIGYTTRLAGTPCWPAGIDAQNLDMGDMWCNDPEEMKDSKFIILWGVNPAANSIHSMKYIYEAKKKGAKVVVIDPIFTETASKASQYIQIKTGTDGLLALGMAKIIIEAGLHDQKWLDANSKGYKEYKAYLDKEIKLDDVAKTTGIPLAMIKELALSFAKAKPATIWMGYGMQRHTNGGSMIRAIDAFVAVSGNIGKYAGGARYGHLSTWGFNYAALSQPKPEGSVGYSGPEGAKGEFAQVGGAKAAYTDRFLNINKTARELLNAKEPKVRLLWVACKNVFAQDFDRNQLIRAFQQLDLVVVADQFFNETAKWADIVLPVATQFEEYDVNVSYWHYWLSLNEQAIKPLFEVKSDLEIAAMLSKRMNQLSAGSCTFPQSADTKAMMVKEFNPGIYEQFGIKSWEELKNGPVKAKAVIPYADGKFKTPSGKFEFYSDKALELFGSALPAYLEVRKPYDKFRMTSPHSRWSLHSQFQNLEWMEDVHPEPYVYINPDDAEAKMVKEGDTVAVFNKQGLLRLKAKLTDNVQAGTLLMYEQWYNNNIYNVNELVDDTSSDMGAFKTGAPGVALHDTFVNFRKL, encoded by the coding sequence ATGAGTTACTCAAAGGAAAACGTTGAATCCATTGTGAACAATGGGCTCAGCCGAAGAAGTTTTTTAAAAGGGCTTGCAGCCAGTGGTGTGTTGTCATCATTTCCAGGAGGTATCCTCCAAGCAAATGAAGACCTCAATACAAAAATACCTTATTTAGGGCAAAAGAGCTATCAAACATTCCGTAATGCCTGTCCTAGAAACTGTTATGACACCTGTAGTATTAAAACCTACGTTAAAGATGGTGTTATGCAGTTTATCGAAGGTGCACAAGAATCAACCTATACCAGAGGAGGGTGTTGTGTAAAGGGTAATTCGTATGTGAAGAGAGTTTACTCTGCACGTCGTTTAAAATACCCAATGATGCAAGTAGGTGGCAAAGGCTCAGGTAACTGGAAGCGTATCTCTTGGGATAATGCAATCGATATTATCGCTAAAAAGCTACTCGAGATAAAAAAAGAAGATGGCACACTTTTAGGTGCAGCCCTTACAAAATACTCTGGTAACTTCGGTATTACGCATTATGGTATTGAGGGTATGTTTAATTCTATCGGCTATACTACAAGACTTGCGGGAACACCGTGTTGGCCAGCGGGCATTGATGCGCAAAACCTTGATATGGGCGATATGTGGTGTAACGATCCTGAAGAGATGAAAGACAGTAAATTTATCATTCTTTGGGGTGTGAATCCTGCTGCAAACTCTATTCACTCGATGAAATACATCTATGAGGCGAAGAAAAAGGGCGCTAAAGTTGTCGTGATCGACCCTATTTTTACAGAAACAGCTTCAAAAGCGAGCCAATACATTCAAATCAAAACAGGAACTGACGGTCTTCTTGCTCTTGGTATGGCAAAAATCATCATTGAAGCGGGATTGCATGACCAAAAATGGTTGGATGCAAACTCTAAGGGGTATAAAGAATACAAAGCATACCTCGATAAAGAGATCAAACTGGATGATGTAGCAAAAACTACAGGTATCCCTTTAGCGATGATTAAAGAGTTGGCTTTATCATTTGCCAAAGCGAAACCTGCAACCATCTGGATGGGCTATGGTATGCAACGCCACACCAATGGTGGCTCAATGATAAGAGCGATTGATGCGTTTGTTGCAGTCTCTGGAAACATTGGCAAATATGCTGGTGGAGCGCGCTATGGACACCTAAGTACATGGGGCTTTAACTATGCAGCGCTTTCTCAGCCAAAACCTGAAGGCAGTGTAGGCTACAGTGGACCAGAGGGTGCTAAAGGTGAGTTTGCTCAAGTGGGTGGCGCAAAAGCAGCCTATACAGATCGTTTCTTAAACATCAACAAAACAGCACGTGAACTTTTAAATGCAAAAGAGCCAAAAGTAAGACTCCTTTGGGTTGCATGTAAGAACGTCTTTGCTCAAGACTTTGACCGCAATCAACTCATCCGTGCATTCCAACAACTTGACCTTGTTGTCGTAGCAGATCAATTCTTCAATGAAACAGCGAAATGGGCAGACATCGTTCTTCCTGTAGCAACACAGTTTGAAGAGTACGATGTGAACGTCTCTTACTGGCATTATTGGTTAAGCCTTAATGAGCAAGCGATCAAACCTCTGTTTGAAGTCAAATCCGACCTTGAAATCGCAGCAATGCTCTCAAAACGTATGAATCAACTCTCTGCAGGCTCATGTACGTTCCCACAAAGTGCCGATACCAAAGCGATGATGGTTAAAGAGTTTAACCCTGGTATTTATGAGCAGTTTGGCATCAAGTCATGGGAAGAGCTCAAAAATGGACCAGTGAAAGCAAAAGCGGTCATTCCGTATGCGGATGGCAAATTTAAAACACCAAGCGGTAAGTTTGAGTTTTACTCCGATAAAGCGTTAGAGCTTTTTGGTAGTGCCTTACCAGCGTATCTTGAAGTGCGCAAACCATACGATAAATTCCGTATGACATCTCCTCACAGCAGATGGAGCCTCCACTCTCAGTTCCAAAACTTAGAATGGATGGAAGATGTGCATCCTGAGCCATACGTTTACATCAACCCAGATGATGCTGAGGCGAAGATGGTCAAAGAGGGTGACACCGTAGCAGTCTTTAACAAACAAGGACTTCTAAGACTCAAAGCAAAGCTTACGGACAATGTACAAGCAGGTACACTCTTGATGTACGAGCAATGGTATAACAACAACATTTACAATGTCAATGAACTGGTCGATGACACGAGCTCAGATATGGGTGCATTTAAAACAGGTGCTCCTGGTGTTGCCCTGCACGATACCTTTGTCAATTTTAGAAAACTATAA
- a CDS encoding 4Fe-4S dicluster domain-containing protein, with protein sequence MQKAFLVDGSLCLGCNTCAMACKNQYHQDKGILWRKVREIGAEEYHHDNNNILPTLVSYQKAPKAQMPMERFYFSLACNHCENPACVAVCPVGAHTKDPETGICKHDQTICIGCGGCVKACPFGASKFNEKMNQAEKCSMCWERQADGKTTACVQSCPVGAIAIIDLHDPKYKEYANAAPIGIDYAINAETKPSTRFIHPTMPKEVYRLPKG encoded by the coding sequence ATGCAAAAAGCTTTTTTAGTCGATGGCAGTCTTTGCCTAGGATGTAATACATGTGCAATGGCCTGTAAAAATCAGTACCATCAAGATAAAGGAATTTTGTGGCGTAAAGTGCGTGAAATAGGTGCGGAAGAGTATCATCACGATAACAATAATATTCTGCCAACCTTAGTCTCGTACCAAAAAGCGCCCAAAGCGCAAATGCCTATGGAGCGTTTTTATTTTTCATTGGCATGTAACCACTGCGAAAATCCAGCGTGTGTGGCAGTATGTCCTGTTGGAGCGCATACGAAAGACCCTGAAACGGGCATTTGTAAACATGACCAAACGATTTGTATCGGGTGTGGTGGTTGTGTAAAAGCGTGTCCATTTGGTGCTTCAAAGTTTAATGAGAAGATGAATCAAGCCGAGAAGTGTAGTATGTGTTGGGAGAGACAAGCCGATGGTAAAACAACAGCGTGTGTGCAGTCTTGCCCAGTTGGCGCCATTGCCATTATAGACTTGCATGATCCAAAATACAAAGAGTACGCCAATGCTGCGCCTATTGGTATAGACTACGCGATTAATGCGGAGACAAAGCCTAGTACGCGCTTTATTCATCCAACGATGCCAAAAGAGGTCTATAGACTTCCAAAAGGATAA
- a CDS encoding response regulator transcription factor — protein MDKLFLERLKTLKILYAEDEEGIRDNIAASLRYYAKEVIEAENGKIALELYKSEHPDIVITDILMPVMNGVDLVREIRKTDEMTPLVIISAHTDREYLLKVVDLHLEQYIIKPVTLNGLLEALSRCLKRISQTHTIVYELPCGYMYDVDYKHLTYEGETIHLNKKESGFLELLLHNKQRIVTYDELQANVWQDDVMTDSALRSLVRNLRKKLPKDFITNLSGVGYRFEMC, from the coding sequence GTGGATAAACTGTTTTTAGAACGATTGAAAACGCTCAAAATTCTCTATGCTGAAGATGAAGAGGGTATAAGAGATAACATAGCAGCATCGCTTCGTTACTATGCTAAAGAGGTCATCGAAGCAGAGAATGGAAAAATTGCACTAGAGCTCTACAAAAGTGAACATCCTGACATTGTAATTACCGATATTTTAATGCCTGTTATGAACGGTGTGGATCTTGTAAGAGAGATTCGTAAGACCGATGAAATGACACCGCTGGTTATCATTTCCGCACATACCGATAGAGAGTATCTGCTTAAAGTCGTTGACTTGCATTTAGAACAGTACATCATCAAGCCAGTAACACTCAATGGCTTGCTCGAAGCACTCTCTCGCTGTTTAAAGCGCATTTCTCAAACGCATACCATTGTCTATGAACTTCCCTGTGGTTATATGTACGATGTTGACTATAAACATTTAACCTATGAGGGTGAGACCATTCATCTCAACAAAAAAGAGTCGGGATTTTTAGAGTTACTGCTTCATAATAAACAACGCATTGTTACCTATGATGAACTCCAAGCCAACGTATGGCAAGATGACGTGATGACAGACAGCGCACTGCGCTCATTGGTCCGCAACTTGCGCAAGAAGTTGCCGAAAGATTTTATTACCAATTTATCGGGAGTGGGGTATCGATTTGAGATGTGCTAG
- a CDS encoding ABC transporter substrate-binding protein: MFWLLLVLMNFGYAGEWKNPFYYRSDDTASMLINERVSGSHIKVFLPTMPYLYVSKLVNGTLVRSSGNRQGWEYMMATSYTKIDDLTYEFSLRKGVLFQDGTPFNADSVVENFDYFMKDPVVYSDIHKRLKSVTKVDEHTIRIHLHKPYGLLFSDLTSINLYTSAYLKRYGWSTKEGSTCNSMQAPGPYGLGPYILKQGYATGRFQTPILELIANPNYYEVGLPYIENITIYTELTSKQSVSMALEEESLDITPIPFNKKVETVLSTYARLYTKPSTHSISIYFNLLKPNSKLKDQNIRIALNKALNQANLLNFVYKKEGELAPTEASVNYRSVKRATEHLQTWGERARQNPEEEKELKKILNGLELDVITMDRFMFLWRGIEHQLKKYGVTLRYTTTPNEKEIYEQLLTNRASPKTWDILTWGNDDWSSNNPWTAFFAYRISDKWSAIDKDDVMQEYIERFFDVEFQSEAFDEVVSKIVKRAYEKAYMLFVPSPNIVLAVNKEVRYEPSSVLMMPLWKAKLTKYHWSIRNNASYPKEREAPMLPLRFDYD, from the coding sequence GTGTTTTGGTTACTGCTGGTTTTGATGAACTTTGGGTATGCAGGGGAGTGGAAGAATCCCTTTTATTACCGCAGTGACGACACCGCATCTATGCTCATTAACGAACGTGTTTCTGGCTCTCACATCAAAGTTTTTTTACCCACTATGCCCTATTTGTATGTCTCTAAACTGGTGAATGGTACACTGGTGCGCTCAAGTGGAAACCGTCAAGGTTGGGAGTATATGATGGCAACATCCTATACAAAAATAGATGATCTCACCTATGAGTTCTCCTTGCGTAAAGGAGTCCTATTCCAAGATGGAACACCCTTTAATGCGGATTCGGTGGTAGAGAATTTTGACTATTTTATGAAAGATCCTGTGGTGTATTCGGACATTCATAAACGACTCAAAAGCGTCACCAAAGTCGATGAACATACCATTCGTATTCATCTGCATAAGCCGTATGGGCTTCTTTTTAGTGACCTTACCTCTATCAATCTTTATACATCTGCTTACCTCAAACGTTATGGTTGGAGTACGAAAGAGGGCTCTACATGTAACAGTATGCAAGCCCCAGGTCCTTATGGGCTAGGACCTTATATCCTTAAACAAGGCTATGCGACAGGGCGGTTTCAAACGCCTATTTTAGAGCTTATAGCCAATCCTAACTACTATGAGGTAGGCTTGCCGTACATTGAAAACATTACCATCTATACAGAGTTAACGTCAAAACAATCGGTGAGTATGGCTTTAGAAGAGGAGAGCTTAGATATAACGCCCATCCCTTTCAATAAAAAAGTTGAAACCGTACTCTCAACGTATGCAAGACTCTATACCAAGCCTTCAACACACAGTATCTCGATTTACTTTAATCTTTTAAAGCCTAACAGTAAACTCAAAGACCAAAACATTCGCATAGCGCTCAATAAAGCACTCAACCAAGCCAATCTCCTCAACTTTGTGTATAAAAAAGAGGGTGAACTCGCACCCACAGAAGCTTCTGTGAACTATCGCTCTGTTAAACGGGCAACCGAGCATCTTCAAACATGGGGTGAGCGTGCTCGTCAAAATCCTGAAGAAGAAAAAGAGCTTAAAAAGATTTTGAATGGCTTGGAACTGGATGTCATTACGATGGACCGCTTTATGTTTTTATGGCGAGGCATTGAGCATCAGTTGAAAAAATACGGCGTAACCCTTCGCTATACGACCACACCCAATGAAAAAGAGATTTACGAGCAACTATTAACCAACAGAGCATCGCCTAAAACATGGGACATCTTAACATGGGGCAATGATGACTGGAGTAGTAACAACCCTTGGACAGCGTTTTTTGCGTATCGCATCTCCGATAAATGGTCGGCAATCGATAAAGACGATGTGATGCAAGAGTACATTGAGCGTTTCTTTGATGTTGAATTTCAAAGTGAAGCATTTGATGAGGTGGTTTCAAAAATCGTTAAAAGAGCCTATGAAAAGGCATATATGCTGTTTGTGCCTTCTCCTAACATTGTTCTAGCGGTCAATAAAGAGGTGCGTTATGAGCCTTCATCGGTTTTGATGATGCCCTTATGGAAGGCAAAGCTGACCAAATACCATTGGTCGATTAGGAACAATGCAAGTTATCCCAAAGAGCGTGAAGCACCGATGCTTCCATTAAGGTTTGATTATGATTAA
- a CDS encoding sensor histidine kinase, whose translation MIKYLSMRYKFFLMASLGICAIVTLSFLAFDITNKGVVNVNNVFEGSKRVQTIQQTYILPLFKLREQSLSLIMAPNEDLRKDILKKINEMHAQMEGPFSKLPATVYYQWKNYVALILANQAYLKDDFEEGAFINANTVERDQFYALMDSLEVLQQNELTHSSETYAKANKEAVNSRYFIATWLIIIVLLTFLVGFFIAKNIVDSILLVRRGLREFFDYLKSPSTEEATRIHIPLANKDELGDMAKQINKNIEIIQANLEQDSKLIEDATNVVEDLKLGNLDRRLVASGNSDQLNLLKAVMNEMLDNLELRIQQEIDERTRQEQLLIQQSKLAAMGNMIGNIAHQWRQPLGEINALLMIIQVRQHFDDFNEAFLTEKIEECNRITAYMSNTISDFQNFFKPSKDKEIFEINNACERASSIIQASLRYHSIEFSFNPADEIKVLGYPNEFAQALLNILSNAKDVLTDRNIENPFIRMSVKKGEKYTLIKIEDNGGGIAEEYIERIFEPYFTTKHAKQGTGIGLYMTKMIIENNMNGIVTVKNTEEGALFTIKIKHH comes from the coding sequence ATGATTAAGTATCTTTCCATGCGGTATAAATTTTTTTTGATGGCGTCTTTGGGCATTTGTGCGATTGTCACGCTCTCTTTTTTAGCGTTTGACATTACCAACAAAGGTGTGGTTAATGTCAACAACGTTTTTGAAGGCTCAAAGCGGGTACAAACCATTCAACAAACTTACATTTTGCCACTCTTTAAGCTTCGAGAACAATCACTTTCGCTTATTATGGCGCCCAATGAAGACCTACGTAAGGACATCCTCAAAAAAATAAATGAGATGCATGCTCAAATGGAAGGACCTTTTAGCAAGCTTCCTGCGACCGTGTATTACCAATGGAAAAATTATGTAGCGCTTATCTTAGCCAATCAAGCCTACCTCAAAGATGACTTTGAAGAGGGGGCTTTTATCAATGCCAATACGGTTGAACGCGACCAGTTTTACGCACTCATGGACTCACTTGAAGTGTTACAGCAAAACGAACTCACGCATTCATCTGAAACGTATGCTAAAGCCAATAAAGAAGCGGTCAATTCGCGTTATTTTATTGCGACGTGGCTCATCATCATCGTTCTGTTAACCTTCTTGGTCGGCTTTTTTATCGCAAAAAATATCGTAGATTCTATTTTACTTGTAAGACGTGGACTTAGAGAATTTTTCGACTACTTAAAATCGCCTTCAACAGAAGAAGCGACACGCATTCACATCCCCCTTGCCAATAAAGACGAACTGGGCGATATGGCAAAGCAGATCAATAAAAACATTGAGATCATTCAAGCCAATTTAGAGCAAGACAGCAAACTCATCGAAGATGCGACCAATGTTGTGGAAGACCTAAAATTAGGCAACCTTGATCGAAGGCTTGTCGCATCTGGAAACTCTGACCAGCTCAATCTTCTTAAAGCAGTGATGAATGAAATGCTCGATAACTTAGAACTTCGCATTCAGCAAGAGATCGATGAGCGGACACGACAAGAACAGCTTCTCATTCAACAAAGTAAGCTTGCTGCTATGGGCAATATGATCGGCAATATCGCCCATCAATGGAGACAACCGTTAGGTGAAATCAATGCACTTTTAATGATCATTCAAGTCAGACAGCATTTTGATGACTTTAATGAAGCATTTTTAACGGAGAAGATCGAGGAGTGTAACCGCATCACTGCCTATATGTCCAACACCATCAGCGACTTTCAAAACTTTTTCAAACCTTCCAAAGATAAAGAGATTTTTGAGATCAACAATGCGTGTGAGCGAGCAAGTTCCATCATTCAAGCCTCACTTCGTTACCACTCTATTGAGTTTTCATTTAATCCAGCAGATGAGATCAAAGTGCTAGGCTACCCTAATGAGTTCGCTCAAGCGCTTCTTAACATTCTCTCCAATGCCAAAGATGTCTTAACAGATCGCAATATCGAAAATCCTTTTATTCGCATGAGTGTCAAAAAAGGTGAAAAATACACGCTCATTAAGATTGAGGACAATGGCGGGGGAATCGCAGAAGAATATATCGAGCGTATATTTGAGCCTTACTTCACAACCAAACACGCTAAACAAGGCACAGGCATTGGACTTTATATGACGAAGATGATTATAGAAAATAACATGAATGGTATCGTTACGGTTAAAAATACCGAAGAAGGAGCGCTCTTTACAATTAAAATCAAACATCATTAG